In the Pseudomonadota bacterium genome, CAAGCAAATCAATCAGTTGTCGCGCCCTTCGGCTCATTCGTTCTGCCTCCAGAGACAAAAAAAGGGCCATGCGGCCCCATTTGCAGTCTTGCCCCGCTCGCGGGGTTGACGCGTCCCATCCGAAGATGGGTGGTTGTCGCTCAGAAACCAAAAAGCCCCTCGCGGGGCTTTTCGATTAAAAAGCGATTGGTAGCGGGGGCAGGATTTGAACCTGCGACCTTCGGGTTATGAGCCCGACGAGCTGCCAGACTGCTCCACCCCGCATCCGCAGTCGCGAATATTACAAACCCATACTCCGATTTGCAAGAAAATATCTGATCTTTCTACAAATTATTCGTTTCTTCGATGACCAGAATTGGGCATCGTTGAACGCGCTGTAATTTCAAGCAATTTTCGGTCTGTTTTCCAGACGTTGTTCTGGTTAACGTGAGTGCAAGGGTTCCGATTGTTGCCAGCGCTGCGCCGAAGCGCCGTCGCTCCACAGTCTGCCTTGCACCCCATTTCGTGTGCCGGGACTCGCCGTTGCTGGCGCGATTGCCAACCCCCAAAAAGGCGTGCCGGAAACCCGGCACGCCTTTTTTGTTTTCGACTCACTGCGGTACTGCCTCAAATCGAATCCGTATACGATGCTCGACGCCTGTTGGTCGTTTTATCTGTTGGCGTCACCGTTTCGTCCACACCGAGTCCGATGACTGAGATCGCGCGAACAATGCGTCCGCACCGCCGCCACCGGCGTTGCGCCAGTCACGGTAATTGGCGGTTCAATGGTCAGCGTCGCAGGTCACGCTGATTAGGGAATAGACGCTAAAACGCAGCACCAATCCAGGCGATTAGTGCGCCCGGTAGCAAGCCCAAGATGAGCACCGCCCCGCCATTAATGCTCAGCGCGGCGCGCATGCTCCGGCTCGCCTCAATCGGTGGTGCGTCCGCGTCAGGTTGATCAAAGAGCATAACTTTGATCACCCGCAGATAATAAAAGGCCCCGACGACCGAGAAGAACACACCCACCAGCGCGACCCACACGAGGCCGGCATTGAGCGCGGACATTATCACGTTAAGTTTGGGGTAAAACCCAACGAGCGGCGGCACACCCGCCATCGAAAACATGAGTAGCATCATCACGGTCGCAAACCAAGGGCTCCGTCGAAACAGGCCCTTGAAATCATCGATCTCATCGGCTTCAAAGCCTTCGCGACCAAGCAAAATGATCATGCCAAAGGCGCCTGCCGACATGATCACGTACACCACCGTATAAAAGAGCGCCGCCTCAACGCCGGCATTGGTTGGCGCCAAAAATCCCATCAGAATGAACCCAACGTGCGAAATCGTGGAATAGGCCAACATGCGCTTGAGATTGGTTTGTGCGATGGCCACGATGTTGCCGAGCGCGATCGAGAGCACCGACATGACCATGAGCATATCGCGCCAGTCTGCGTACATGGCCCCCAGCCCATCGATGAGCAAACGCAGAATCAATGCAAACGAGGCAAGCTTGGCTGTGCTACCGATGAACAACGTACTCGCGGTTGGTGCACCGTGATAGACATCCGGTATCCACATGTGAAACGGCACTGCACCGAGTTTAAAGGCCATACCCACCAACACGAAACTCAAGCCCAGTAACATGACAAGGCGACCGGATTCAGTGACGCCAGAGCCGCTCATAACAGCGGCAATCTCCGTGAGATCGAGCGATCCGGCAACGCCATAGAGCATTGACATACCGTAGAGCAACGTTCCCGACGCAATCGCACCCAGAACAAAATACTTCATTGCCGACTCGGCCGCGATCGGTGAGTCTCGGTCATAGGCCACCATGGCGTATAGCGACAACGACAGAAGCTCTAGACCTAAGTAAATAGTCAGAAAGTGCCCTGCCGAGATCATGACCAAAATCCCGAGCATGGCAAACAGGGCCAAAATAAAGTACTCCCCTTTCACCAACAATCGGTCTTTCAGGTACTCCATGGAATAGACGAACACAAACACCATCGACACATAGGTCGCCATCTTCAGAACAAGACCGGCGTGATCGGCTACGTACGTTCCAGAGAACGTGAGTGCCCGTCCCTCTTCTGCTGTCATCCAGGTCACAAGGGCGGCGCCGATCACCGTAAGCACCGACAAGTAGTAGGTCCAACGACGCTTGGGATCTTCCGAAAACACATCGAACACCAGCACCACACAGATCATCGCCAATACAAAAATCTCGGCAGCGGCCAGTTGAAAATTAGGCATCTCAAACATGTGTCAGGCCCTTACAACTTGGAGGAGCTAATGTGATTGACAAGGTTATCAACGCTCACGTGCATCAGCTCGGTTAGTGGTGCCGGATACACACCGAGCGCCAGTACACCCACTGCGAGCACGGCCAACATGGCAAATTCACGGCGATTAATATCCGTCAA is a window encoding:
- the nuoN gene encoding NADH-quinone oxidoreductase subunit NuoN, which produces MFEMPNFQLAAAEIFVLAMICVVLVFDVFSEDPKRRWTYYLSVLTVIGAALVTWMTAEEGRALTFSGTYVADHAGLVLKMATYVSMVFVFVYSMEYLKDRLLVKGEYFILALFAMLGILVMISAGHFLTIYLGLELLSLSLYAMVAYDRDSPIAAESAMKYFVLGAIASGTLLYGMSMLYGVAGSLDLTEIAAVMSGSGVTESGRLVMLLGLSFVLVGMAFKLGAVPFHMWIPDVYHGAPTASTLFIGSTAKLASFALILRLLIDGLGAMYADWRDMLMVMSVLSIALGNIVAIAQTNLKRMLAYSTISHVGFILMGFLAPTNAGVEAALFYTVVYVIMSAGAFGMIILLGREGFEADEIDDFKGLFRRSPWFATVMMLLMFSMAGVPPLVGFYPKLNVIMSALNAGLVWVALVGVFFSVVGAFYYLRVIKVMLFDQPDADAPPIEASRSMRAALSINGGAVLILGLLPGALIAWIGAAF